In Thermococcus sp. CX2, the following are encoded in one genomic region:
- a CDS encoding tyrosine--tRNA ligase, with product MDIERKIELITRKPTEELLTVENLRHLLEIGAPMQHYIGFEISGYIHLGTGLMAGAKIADLQKAGIKTRIFLADWHSWINDKLGGDLEVIQKVALTYFKEGMKQSIKVMGGDPDKVEFVLASEILEKGDYWQTVIDISKNVTLARMMRSITIMGRQMGEGIDFAKLIYPAMQVADIFYQGVTIAHAGMDQRKAHVIAIEVAQKLKYHAIEHNGEKLKPVALHHHLLLGLQEPPVWPIESEEQFKELKTQMKMSKSKPYSAVFIHDTPEEIKQKLRKAFCPAKEVKYNPVLDWAEYIIFREEPTEFTIHRPAKFGGDVTYTTFEELKRDFAEGKLHPLDLKNAVAEYLIELLKPVRDYFEKHPEPLELMREIKITR from the coding sequence ATGGACATAGAGAGGAAGATAGAGCTGATAACCAGGAAGCCCACGGAGGAGCTACTGACCGTTGAGAACCTGAGACACCTTTTGGAGATAGGTGCCCCGATGCAGCACTACATCGGCTTTGAAATAAGCGGTTACATTCACCTGGGAACTGGTTTGATGGCCGGTGCCAAGATAGCAGACCTCCAGAAGGCGGGAATAAAGACGAGGATTTTCCTTGCCGACTGGCACAGCTGGATAAACGACAAGCTCGGCGGTGATTTGGAGGTCATCCAGAAAGTTGCTCTCACCTACTTCAAGGAGGGCATGAAGCAGAGCATAAAGGTCATGGGCGGCGACCCGGACAAGGTCGAGTTCGTGCTGGCGAGTGAAATCCTCGAGAAGGGCGACTACTGGCAGACGGTCATAGACATCTCCAAGAACGTTACCCTAGCGAGGATGATGCGCTCCATAACTATTATGGGCCGCCAGATGGGAGAGGGCATAGACTTCGCAAAGCTCATCTACCCGGCTATGCAGGTCGCTGATATCTTCTACCAGGGTGTTACCATAGCGCACGCCGGAATGGACCAGAGGAAAGCCCACGTCATAGCTATAGAGGTAGCCCAAAAGCTCAAGTACCACGCGATAGAGCACAACGGCGAGAAGCTGAAGCCCGTTGCTCTTCACCACCACCTCCTGCTCGGCCTTCAGGAGCCGCCGGTGTGGCCGATAGAGAGCGAGGAGCAGTTCAAGGAGCTCAAGACCCAGATGAAGATGAGCAAGAGCAAGCCTTATTCGGCCGTCTTCATCCACGACACCCCAGAGGAGATTAAGCAGAAGCTCAGGAAGGCTTTCTGCCCGGCCAAGGAGGTCAAGTACAACCCCGTTCTCGACTGGGCTGAGTACATCATCTTCCGCGAGGAGCCAACGGAGTTCACAATCCACAGGCCGGCCAAGTTCGGCGGCGACGTTACCTACACGACCTTCGAGGAGCTCAAGAGGGACTTCGCGGAAGGAAAGCTCCACCCGCTCGACCTCAAGAACGCGGTGGCTGAGTACCTCATTGAGCTGCTCAAGCCGGTCAGAGACTACTTCGAAAAGCACCCAGAGCCGCTCGAGCTCATGAGGGAGATAAAGATTACCCGCTGA
- a CDS encoding Lrp/AsnC family transcriptional regulator has translation MPGIDEKDKEILRILRENGRITLTELGKRVKLSPASVKNRLEKLEKLGAIKGYSAVIDPAFLDEFVRAFFELRLAIDDGSVDAILSRIAKLDNVCAVYRRSGENQILIQANFHNTDEVKDFAGLLKRKYFGKNLERIEITLIIDTFKENWVTLR, from the coding sequence ATGCCAGGGATAGACGAGAAGGACAAAGAAATCCTCAGAATCCTGAGGGAGAACGGGAGGATTACCCTCACCGAGCTGGGTAAGCGAGTTAAACTCTCTCCCGCGAGCGTGAAGAACAGGCTGGAGAAGCTGGAGAAGCTGGGAGCAATAAAGGGCTACTCGGCCGTAATCGACCCGGCTTTTCTGGACGAGTTCGTCCGGGCTTTCTTTGAGCTCAGATTGGCCATCGACGACGGGAGCGTTGATGCAATTCTCTCCAGAATAGCTAAGCTCGACAATGTCTGCGCCGTTTACAGGCGAAGCGGCGAGAACCAGATACTAATACAGGCGAACTTCCATAACACGGACGAAGTTAAGGACTTCGCAGGGCTGTTGAAGAGGAAGTACTTTGGGAAAAACCTCGAGAGGATTGAGATAACTCTGATCATCGACACCTTCAAGGAGAACTGGGTAACCCTCAGGTGA
- a CDS encoding DEAD/DEAH box helicase, translated as MLFVLRPGRKKNELEAFFIENEPEKLSQMRNLKADKIYRFIMRDGRLFKVLEGSQYRNPKEIEKALRTARIVLVNADEWEDYFKRRLQNKRVERAELCRLCLLEGKITVLTEGNRIKYHSEYICERCAEDELKRELRFRFNSVAMFDQAKKLLERFRDLDKVLYAFDPRFDPTKHPEVTKWDELKAKHVKVERLKLEELPLPEKFKDVLKSEGVNELLPVQSLAIKHGLLEGESLLVVSATASGKTLIGELAGVPKAMEGRKMLFLVPLVALANQKYEDFKRRYSKLGLRVAIRVGMSRIKTKDELVVVDTGIDADIIVGTYEGIDYLLRAGRKIGNVGTIVIDEIHTLDDEERGPRLDGLIARLRKLYPNAQFIGLSATVGNPGELAKELGLKLVLYDERPVDLERHIVIVRSEGEKWRHIANLCRAEASRKSRQGYKGQSIVFTFSRKRTHELAAYLTSKGLKAKPYHSGLPYRQRKLTEMEFQAQMLDVVVTTAALGAGVDFPASQVIFESLAMGNKWLTVREFHQMLGRAGRPLYHEKGKVYLIVEPGRKYSAQMEGSEDEVAFKLLTAPIEPVIVEWSDELEQDNVLAHACVFNRLDVIEDVQSKCLGANQSAGKVLEKLEELDFVRLKGSLVEVTPYGRAVSMSFLLPKEASFIRESLGKKPSRWIAIKLFPFENLYLSGTLQRELEGAVRGRLSANVFSPSFASILEELDKVIPELSPNAAERLFTIYQEFFMCPEDDCTDYAMERVSNLIIELRRQGKHPTQIADHFRKVYGLIVYPGDVFTWLDGIIRKLEAIERIARVFRVREAENEAKVLRREIEEGRTLSREGQRGRGEHGYRR; from the coding sequence ATGCTCTTCGTTCTTCGTCCAGGGAGAAAAAAGAACGAATTAGAGGCGTTTTTCATCGAGAACGAACCTGAAAAACTATCCCAGATGAGGAACCTCAAGGCCGATAAAATCTACCGCTTCATAATGCGCGACGGGAGACTCTTCAAGGTTCTGGAGGGCAGCCAGTACAGGAATCCGAAGGAGATTGAAAAAGCCCTGAGAACAGCGAGGATAGTCCTCGTCAACGCCGACGAGTGGGAGGACTACTTCAAAAGGAGACTCCAGAACAAACGCGTTGAGAGGGCCGAGCTGTGCCGTTTATGCCTCCTCGAGGGTAAAATCACCGTTTTGACCGAAGGCAACAGGATAAAATACCACAGCGAGTACATCTGCGAGCGCTGCGCCGAGGACGAGCTGAAGAGAGAGCTCCGTTTCAGGTTCAACAGCGTAGCCATGTTCGACCAGGCGAAGAAGCTTCTCGAACGCTTTAGGGATCTTGACAAGGTTCTCTACGCCTTCGATCCCCGCTTCGACCCGACTAAACACCCGGAGGTCACGAAGTGGGACGAGCTCAAGGCCAAGCACGTGAAGGTTGAGAGGCTCAAGCTCGAGGAGCTCCCCCTCCCGGAGAAGTTTAAGGATGTCCTCAAGAGCGAGGGCGTCAACGAGCTCCTTCCCGTTCAGAGCTTGGCCATAAAGCACGGCCTTCTGGAAGGTGAGAGCTTACTTGTGGTTTCCGCCACGGCGAGCGGGAAGACACTCATAGGCGAGCTGGCGGGCGTTCCCAAGGCGATGGAAGGTAGAAAGATGCTCTTCCTCGTCCCTCTTGTCGCCTTGGCCAATCAGAAGTATGAAGATTTTAAGAGGCGCTACTCAAAGCTCGGCCTTCGCGTGGCGATAAGGGTTGGCATGAGCAGGATTAAAACGAAGGACGAGCTTGTAGTTGTAGATACGGGCATCGATGCCGACATAATAGTCGGAACCTACGAGGGAATTGACTACCTCCTGAGGGCGGGGAGAAAGATTGGCAACGTGGGAACCATTGTCATAGATGAGATACACACCCTCGACGACGAAGAGCGCGGGCCGAGGCTGGATGGGTTAATAGCCCGCTTGAGGAAGCTCTACCCCAACGCCCAGTTCATCGGCCTGAGCGCGACGGTCGGAAACCCCGGTGAGCTTGCCAAGGAGCTCGGGCTTAAGTTGGTTCTCTACGACGAAAGGCCCGTCGATTTGGAAAGGCACATAGTCATTGTCAGAAGCGAAGGTGAGAAGTGGAGGCACATAGCGAATCTCTGCCGTGCTGAGGCGAGTAGAAAGTCGCGGCAGGGCTACAAGGGTCAGAGCATAGTCTTCACCTTCTCGCGCAAGAGGACGCATGAGCTTGCCGCATACCTCACGAGCAAAGGCCTAAAGGCCAAGCCCTACCACTCCGGCCTACCTTACAGACAGAGAAAGCTCACCGAGATGGAGTTCCAGGCTCAGATGCTCGACGTTGTAGTTACCACAGCCGCCCTCGGAGCGGGCGTTGACTTCCCGGCTTCGCAGGTCATCTTTGAGAGCCTCGCCATGGGCAACAAGTGGCTTACCGTTAGGGAGTTCCACCAGATGCTCGGCCGCGCTGGAAGGCCGCTCTACCACGAGAAGGGCAAGGTCTACCTCATAGTCGAGCCGGGGAGGAAGTACTCGGCCCAGATGGAAGGCTCGGAAGACGAGGTTGCGTTCAAGCTGCTCACCGCTCCAATTGAGCCCGTCATCGTTGAGTGGAGCGACGAGCTCGAACAGGACAACGTTCTCGCCCACGCCTGCGTCTTCAATCGTCTCGACGTCATCGAGGACGTGCAAAGTAAATGCCTCGGCGCGAATCAGAGTGCAGGAAAAGTCCTGGAAAAGTTAGAGGAACTCGACTTCGTCAGGCTTAAGGGCAGTCTCGTCGAGGTAACGCCCTACGGAAGGGCAGTAAGCATGAGCTTCCTCCTGCCTAAGGAGGCGAGCTTCATAAGGGAGAGCCTCGGAAAGAAGCCATCAAGGTGGATAGCAATCAAGCTCTTCCCCTTCGAGAACCTCTATCTGAGCGGGACCCTCCAGAGGGAGCTTGAAGGCGCCGTGAGGGGAAGGCTGAGCGCCAACGTCTTCTCACCGAGCTTCGCGTCGATCCTGGAAGAGCTCGATAAAGTTATCCCAGAACTCAGCCCGAACGCGGCAGAGAGGCTCTTCACGATCTACCAGGAGTTCTTTATGTGCCCCGAGGATGACTGCACCGACTACGCCATGGAGCGCGTGAGCAATCTGATAATCGAGCTCAGGCGCCAAGGAAAGCACCCCACTCAGATAGCTGACCACTTCAGAAAGGTCTACGGGCTGATCGTTTATCCCGGCGACGTCTTCACGTGGTTGGACGGCATAATCAGGAAGCTAGAGGCAATTGAGAGAATCGCGAGGGTCTTCCGCGTCAGGGAGGCGGAGAACGAGGCGAAGGTTCTGAGAAGGGAGATTGAAGAGGGAAGAACGCTCAGTAGAGAAGGCCAAAGGGGAAGAGGGGAACACGGTTATCGCCGGTGA
- a CDS encoding DUF63 family protein — protein sequence MLESLWSFINQYFIEPMYTRSGYNPYNTLVYALLLGFGIIYSYRYIIKPLKIKVDERLFLAVTPMVVFGATVRALVDGGVLPKNPLILTPGIFFTAFVLIVPALIADAKLKTYPKITVAWGTALALWANYLLVTNAKSWEPYELTLIHTAVSFLAVFAFYRWRPFERLYLYPVLAHYFDIASTVVAIHFYGYREVHWLENILVTHLGAYFYYPWITFILVIVYYGLKYLVPDEEERYFWYLAIYILGLGPAIRDPAQLVLQIG from the coding sequence ATGCTGGAGTCCCTGTGGAGTTTTATAAACCAGTACTTCATCGAACCGATGTACACGAGGAGCGGTTACAACCCATACAACACCCTCGTATATGCCCTTCTGCTCGGCTTCGGAATCATATATTCATATAGGTATATAATCAAGCCCCTCAAAATCAAGGTCGATGAGAGGCTTTTCCTGGCCGTAACGCCGATGGTAGTTTTTGGCGCAACCGTCAGGGCGCTGGTCGATGGAGGCGTCCTTCCCAAGAATCCACTCATTCTGACGCCCGGAATATTCTTCACAGCCTTCGTTCTCATAGTTCCAGCTCTCATAGCCGATGCAAAGCTCAAGACGTACCCCAAGATAACCGTTGCCTGGGGGACGGCTTTAGCGCTGTGGGCCAACTACCTTCTCGTCACCAACGCCAAGAGCTGGGAACCCTACGAGCTGACGCTGATTCACACGGCGGTGAGCTTCCTCGCGGTTTTTGCCTTCTACCGCTGGAGGCCCTTCGAGAGGCTCTACCTCTACCCAGTCTTAGCCCATTACTTCGACATAGCCTCGACGGTGGTGGCGATTCACTTCTACGGATACAGGGAAGTCCACTGGCTGGAGAATATCCTAGTCACCCACTTGGGGGCATACTTCTACTACCCGTGGATAACCTTCATCCTGGTCATCGTCTACTACGGCCTTAAATACCTAGTCCCAGACGAGGAGGAGCGCTACTTCTGGTACCTGGCCATCTACATCCTCGGCCTCGGCCCAGCCATAAGGGATCCGGCTCAGCTAGTGCTGCAGATAGGCTGA
- a CDS encoding energy-coupling factor transporter transmembrane protein EcfT, producing the protein MMYSFYREGTSLLHRLDPRVKIIGTIVGIAVIMLFNDPYFLIPLFFATLLYGRLLGGIEIKEQLRLLKPLLPIVTITIIVWPIIYRPRLMGFLLGTSFSFRLLTFGLLTFILLMTTPQRDLILGFVRLGMPYEFGLTISIALRYIPTLYLLTRNIMDAQMARGWEMEKGNFIVRTKRMTVVLIPLLVSSLKTAHELSIALESRALGASKKRTFLYDIRMSGRDYAATLAVLLLFALALYVRYGLGLGHIRIYG; encoded by the coding sequence ATGATGTACTCATTCTACCGCGAGGGGACTTCTCTCCTGCACCGCCTCGACCCGCGCGTCAAGATAATTGGCACGATAGTTGGGATAGCTGTCATAATGCTTTTCAACGACCCCTACTTCCTCATCCCGCTGTTCTTCGCCACTCTCCTCTACGGCCGCCTGCTTGGAGGGATTGAAATAAAAGAACAGCTCCGCCTTCTGAAGCCCCTCCTGCCAATCGTTACGATAACGATAATCGTATGGCCGATAATCTACAGACCCAGACTTATGGGCTTCCTCCTCGGAACCTCCTTCTCCTTCAGGCTGCTCACCTTCGGCCTACTGACCTTCATCCTGCTGATGACGACGCCCCAGAGAGACCTTATTCTTGGATTCGTTCGCTTGGGCATGCCCTATGAGTTCGGGCTGACGATCTCGATAGCCCTCCGCTACATTCCGACCCTCTACCTGCTGACGAGGAACATAATGGACGCCCAAATGGCACGCGGCTGGGAAATGGAGAAGGGCAACTTCATAGTCAGAACGAAGAGGATGACCGTTGTCCTGATTCCACTCCTGGTTTCCTCACTCAAGACCGCCCACGAACTGAGCATAGCCCTCGAGAGCCGCGCTCTGGGTGCGAGCAAGAAGAGAACGTTCCTATACGACATCAGGATGAGTGGGAGGGACTATGCAGCCACCCTGGCCGTTCTGCTCCTCTTTGCGCTGGCGCTCTACGTCAGGTACGGTCTTGGCCTCGGCCACATAAGGATATACGGTTAG
- a CDS encoding energy-coupling factor ABC transporter ATP-binding protein, translating to MIEVKNLWHIYENKKEALRGIDFKMGEEIVALVGPNGSGKTTLAKHLNGLLKPTKGEVLVDGMRTTEHTVAELSMVVGYVFQNPEHMFFEENVFKEVAFGPKNLGMSESEVEERVRWALESVNLQGYDDRTPYSLSGGEKQRLAIACVLAMKPKYLILDEPTTGLDARSSRSVVKVIKKLREEGHGILLITHDMELVLELAERVVLLNDGRKVFDGSVEEFFSLPLHDYGLEKPELLRVSERLGVGFVKSVSDLVRAIVGDGV from the coding sequence ATGATTGAAGTTAAAAATCTTTGGCATATCTACGAGAACAAAAAGGAAGCGCTGAGGGGCATAGACTTCAAGATGGGCGAGGAGATAGTGGCATTAGTAGGTCCCAACGGGTCCGGAAAGACAACCCTTGCCAAACACCTGAACGGCCTCCTGAAGCCGACCAAGGGAGAGGTTCTCGTAGATGGCATGAGGACAACTGAACATACGGTCGCGGAGCTGTCCATGGTCGTTGGCTACGTCTTCCAGAATCCGGAGCACATGTTCTTCGAGGAGAACGTGTTCAAGGAGGTTGCCTTCGGGCCGAAGAACCTCGGCATGAGTGAGAGCGAGGTGGAAGAGCGGGTGAGGTGGGCACTGGAGTCCGTCAATCTCCAGGGATACGACGACAGGACGCCCTATTCCCTGAGCGGCGGTGAGAAGCAGCGCCTGGCCATAGCCTGTGTTCTGGCGATGAAGCCGAAGTACCTCATCCTCGACGAGCCGACGACCGGTCTGGACGCGAGGAGCTCGCGGAGCGTGGTTAAGGTCATAAAAAAGCTCAGGGAGGAGGGGCATGGAATTCTTCTCATAACTCACGACATGGAGCTAGTTTTAGAGCTTGCCGAGAGGGTAGTGCTTCTTAATGATGGAAGGAAGGTTTTTGATGGTTCAGTAGAAGAGTTCTTCTCCCTGCCCCTGCACGATTACGGGCTCGAGAAGCCCGAACTGCTGAGGGTAAGTGAGCGGCTCGGAGTGGGGTTCGTCAAAAGCGTCAGCGATCTCGTGAGAGCCATAGTGGGTGATGGGGTATGA
- a CDS encoding biotin transporter BioY — MRAKEVAFAGLFAALTAVGAQISIPIGPVPVTLQVLFVLMSGLILGARLGLLSQLVYVVMGAVGLPVFANFHGGFAVIYGPTGGYIVAFPIAAYLAGLFTERLGRRGMLIGSILGVGVIYLLGWLRLGLFMGGDFEKAFLLGVVPFLPVDAVKAVVAIVIADRVRKAVEIG; from the coding sequence ATGAGGGCTAAGGAGGTTGCCTTTGCTGGACTCTTCGCAGCCTTAACTGCGGTTGGCGCCCAGATAAGCATTCCCATTGGTCCCGTCCCAGTGACGCTTCAGGTGCTCTTCGTACTCATGAGCGGGCTGATTCTGGGGGCGAGGCTTGGATTACTGAGCCAGCTGGTCTACGTTGTCATGGGGGCAGTGGGTCTCCCAGTGTTCGCCAACTTCCATGGCGGCTTTGCAGTTATCTACGGCCCGACTGGCGGCTACATAGTAGCGTTTCCCATAGCGGCTTATCTTGCCGGGCTGTTCACAGAGAGGCTTGGCAGAAGGGGAATGCTCATCGGCTCCATCCTGGGGGTTGGGGTTATATACCTCCTTGGCTGGCTGAGGCTCGGCCTCTTCATGGGAGGAGACTTCGAAAAGGCCTTCCTCCTCGGCGTTGTCCCGTTCCTGCCCGTTGATGCAGTTAAAGCCGTCGTTGCCATTGTGATAGCGGACAGGGTCAGGAAAGCAGTGGAAATAGGGTGA
- a CDS encoding pyrolysin: MAVFSPGIVSAGPMSGYNVLILKNVDAWNSPTVENTLSDMGIPYEVMTSGELKNRTAQELIETYDMIIIISDQPQEFYDDLGTQMDKLDEYVRAGRTLEIHAANWGWHGGVWTTPLPGGAEIVQSYSSYDYFIANGTTLVSSYASHGYFINLPANAEIITVQAPSGTPDYNKPSTAIYSLGNGRVFVTGLTIEYSVARKGPEWEAFFREMLRNNLGYSQFVPVAPVIVGGIDFMTFNFYYYIQYRRALEKFNTMYREAVAGGMDNETLGLAMTQNDTAAAYYANASRYGLVVANFPRIYIFIDLRKAALHQKQAVGILKEAMEDW; this comes from the coding sequence ATGGCCGTATTTAGCCCAGGTATTGTTTCTGCTGGGCCCATGAGCGGCTACAATGTTCTGATTCTGAAAAACGTAGACGCCTGGAATTCCCCCACTGTGGAAAACACCCTAAGCGATATGGGGATACCCTACGAAGTTATGACATCTGGAGAGCTAAAGAACAGGACGGCTCAAGAGCTGATTGAGACCTACGACATGATAATCATCATCAGCGACCAGCCCCAGGAATTCTACGACGACCTCGGTACTCAGATGGACAAGCTCGATGAGTACGTGAGGGCGGGAAGAACCCTCGAGATACACGCCGCCAACTGGGGATGGCATGGAGGGGTATGGACAACACCCCTACCTGGAGGAGCGGAGATAGTGCAGAGCTACTCAAGTTACGATTACTTTATAGCCAACGGCACGACGCTGGTGAGCAGCTACGCAAGCCACGGCTACTTCATCAACCTGCCAGCTAACGCGGAAATAATTACAGTTCAGGCACCCTCGGGAACCCCCGATTACAACAAACCGAGCACAGCGATCTATTCGCTGGGAAACGGCAGGGTCTTCGTTACTGGACTAACCATAGAGTACAGCGTCGCAAGGAAAGGTCCGGAGTGGGAGGCATTCTTCAGGGAAATGCTCAGGAACAACTTGGGCTACTCCCAATTCGTGCCAGTTGCTCCCGTTATTGTTGGAGGAATAGACTTCATGACATTCAACTTCTACTACTACATCCAGTATAGGCGGGCGCTTGAGAAGTTCAACACGATGTACAGGGAGGCCGTGGCCGGAGGGATGGACAACGAAACGCTCGGGCTCGCGATGACTCAGAACGACACCGCGGCGGCTTACTATGCGAACGCAAGCAGATACGGTCTCGTTGTTGCGAACTTCCCCAGAATTTACATCTTCATAGACCTAAGGAAGGCCGCGCTGCACCAGAAGCAGGCAGTTGGAATATTGAAAGAAGCAATGGAAGACTGGTGA
- a CDS encoding molybdenum cofactor guanylyltransferase codes for MKAYILAYPEKRWENYTIPINDEPVVKLTERRLLLSKRIDDVITIVRKDKLKTYSLHVSNPLPVKGRNKLEALLNALPSGEPIFLVEGNMPLIMPFLVNYLTGLFYEDGPEALIPVWRDGTAEVTHAVYEADALRDAVEAAIAEGYKSLSRVTEFLDYEPVSIEELAKRNAKVTLSFFKVRNQFDVRFAEETLRKL; via the coding sequence ATGAAGGCATACATCTTAGCTTACCCGGAAAAGCGCTGGGAGAACTACACAATACCGATAAACGACGAGCCGGTAGTTAAGCTCACCGAGCGTAGGCTTTTGCTGAGCAAGCGCATCGACGATGTCATCACGATAGTGCGGAAGGATAAACTGAAAACGTACTCGCTCCACGTGAGCAACCCGCTGCCGGTCAAAGGAAGAAACAAGCTTGAAGCCCTCCTAAACGCCCTTCCATCTGGAGAGCCAATCTTCTTGGTCGAGGGCAACATGCCTCTGATAATGCCCTTCCTGGTGAACTATCTGACAGGCCTGTTCTACGAGGACGGGCCTGAGGCACTCATTCCGGTCTGGAGGGACGGGACGGCAGAGGTAACGCACGCCGTCTATGAAGCCGACGCCCTCAGAGATGCCGTTGAAGCCGCGATTGCCGAGGGATACAAAAGCCTGAGCAGGGTTACGGAGTTCCTCGACTACGAGCCGGTTTCGATTGAGGAACTCGCCAAACGGAACGCGAAGGTGACTTTGAGCTTTTTTAAAGTCAGAAACCAGTTCGACGTCCGCTTTGCAGAGGAGACGCTGAGGAAGCTCTGA